One genomic region from Hydrogenimonas thermophila encodes:
- a CDS encoding ORF6N domain-containing protein gives MIIEIRGQKVLLDSDVAKVYEVETRDVNKAVKNNPDKFPNESYIFELTKD, from the coding sequence TTGATTATTGAAATCAGAGGTCAAAAGGTACTACTAGATAGTGATGTAGCAAAGGTTTATGAGGTAGAAACCAGAGATGTAAATAAAGCAGTTAAAAATAATCCAGACAAGTTTCCAAATGAAAGTTATATTTTTGAACTTACAAAAGATTAA
- a CDS encoding type II toxin-antitoxin system RelE/ParE family toxin, giving the protein MKIIYSKQAKEQLLNIKKFISKDNKEVANKYLLKIKRKIELISHYPYIGKINTTINKENIRDFVVCGYKVIYKINDDSINILAIYKYIDFDEKEIV; this is encoded by the coding sequence ATGAAAATTATCTATTCAAAACAAGCAAAAGAGCAACTGTTAAACATAAAAAAATTTATATCTAAAGACAATAAAGAGGTTGCAAATAAGTACTTACTAAAGATAAAGAGAAAAATAGAACTTATTTCTCATTATCCATACATTGGAAAAATAAATACAACTATAAACAAAGAAAATATTAGAGATTTTGTTGTTTGTGGATATAAGGTTATATATAAAATAAATGATGATTCGATCAATATATTGGCAATTTATAAATACATTGATTTTGATGAAAAAGAGATAGTATGA
- a CDS encoding nucleotidyltransferase domain-containing protein yields the protein MKKTKIEIEKLKEEIVERLKPLNPDKIILFGSYAYGEPNEDSDIDLFLIKDEDIEVEALMRLRDLMKKEKIGFDVLSDSRENVENREDYFYKVDILQKGKVLYAK from the coding sequence ATGAAAAAAACTAAAATAGAGATAGAAAAACTAAAAGAAGAGATAGTAGAGAGACTTAAGCCATTAAATCCTGATAAGATCATTCTTTTTGGATCATACGCTTATGGTGAGCCAAATGAAGATAGTGATATTGATCTGTTTTTAATAAAAGATGAAGATATTGAAGTAGAAGCATTAATGAGATTGAGAGATTTGATGAAAAAAGAAAAAATTGGTTTTGATGTATTGTCCGATAGTAGAGAAAATGTTGAAAACAGAGAAGACTATTTTTATAAAGTAGATATTTTACAAAAAGGGAAAGTATTATATGCCAAATAA
- a CDS encoding GNAT family N-acetyltransferase, with protein MPSLVALSDIPRSKFDRLKQKFSCKNPDLEKYIKQFAYSHQKEGLFQTYFYVDDNDNFLGYISVAVATIERTKFADELDISYSMKYSIPAIKITRLCVFNGLCNKGVGTILMTFANILALVQQKKIGCRALIVDSKPEAVEFYKRFNFVEINKEENSDTIFMVNDIGRADVLGKAVDKMITFCKIFGQDDLVEILRK; from the coding sequence ATGCCATCACTCGTAGCACTCTCCGATATTCCACGAAGTAAATTTGATAGACTGAAGCAAAAGTTTTCCTGCAAAAATCCTGATCTTGAAAAATATATAAAACAGTTTGCATATAGCCACCAAAAAGAGGGGCTTTTTCAAACATATTTTTATGTTGATGATAATGATAACTTTTTAGGTTATATTTCTGTTGCAGTTGCTACTATAGAAAGAACTAAATTCGCTGATGAATTAGATATATCATACTCTATGAAATACTCTATACCGGCTATAAAAATAACACGGCTTTGTGTTTTTAATGGTTTATGCAATAAAGGTGTAGGAACTATACTAATGACATTTGCAAATATTTTGGCACTTGTACAACAAAAAAAGATAGGATGTAGAGCTTTGATAGTTGATAGTAAACCTGAAGCAGTAGAGTTTTATAAAAGATTCAACTTTGTAGAGATCAATAAAGAAGAAAATAGTGATACCATCTTTATGGTCAATGACATTGGAAGAGCTGATGTATTGGGTAAAGCTGTTGATAAAATGATAACATTCTGCAAGATATTTGGTCAGGATGATTTAGTAGAAATTTTGAGAAAATAA
- a CDS encoding ORF6N domain-containing protein encodes MIIEIRGQKVLLDSDVVKIYDVEVKRINEAVKNNPDKFPNGYIIELNDDEWQNLKSKFLTSSWGGKRKLPKAFTEKGLYMLATILKSKRATKATIAIIETFTKIRELSRTIKKLPSVTDKKEQQSLMQKSGEIIAEILDDSLETDESETTIELNLAVLKFKHTIKKRKNG; translated from the coding sequence TTGATTATTGAGATCAGAGGTCAAAAGGTATTACTAGATAGTGATGTAGTAAAAATTTATGATGTAGAAGTAAAAAGGATTAATGAAGCAGTAAAAAATAATCCTGATAAATTCCCAAATGGATATATTATAGAATTAAATGATGATGAGTGGCAAAATTTGAAGTCGAAATTTTTGACTTCAAGTTGGGGAGGAAAAAGGAAACTACCAAAAGCCTTCACAGAAAAAGGGCTTTATATGCTTGCTACTATCTTAAAAAGCAAAAGAGCAACAAAAGCAACTATCGCAATAATTGAAACTTTTACAAAAATAAGAGAACTCTCAAGGACAATTAAAAAACTACCTTCAGTTACAGATAAAAAAGAGCAACAATCTCTAATGCAAAAAAGTGGTGAAATAATAGCTGAAATTTTAGACGATAGTTTAGAGACAGATGAGAGTGAAACAACTATAGAGTTAAATTTAGCAGTTTTGAAATTTAAGCACACCATTAAAAAGAGAAAAAATGGGTAA
- a CDS encoding ORF6N domain-containing protein, translating into MSIEIRGQKVLLDRDIASLYGVETKRINEAVKNNPDRFPNGYLVIIFCLI; encoded by the coding sequence TTGAGTATTGAAATCAGAGGTCAGAAGGTACTGCTAGATAGAGATATAGCATCTTTGTATGGAGTTGAAACTAAAAGGATTAACGAAGCTGTAAAAAATAATCCTGATAGATTTCCAAATGGATATTTAGTAATCATATTTTGTCTTATTTAG
- a CDS encoding HepT-like ribonuclease domain-containing protein codes for MNTTFGKISLLYNFTHWDSVIREFEIIGEATNYLMKYGLVDGGYRKIVDFRNKIAHKYFGLNAQKVYEIAKFNLDDVEFTVKELIEDIEPTLKQELIDSFIEDNYYLDFVVKALKELENE; via the coding sequence ATAAATACAACATTTGGTAAAATAAGCTTACTTTATAATTTTACTCATTGGGATAGTGTAATTAGAGAATTTGAGATCATTGGTGAGGCTACTAACTATCTAATGAAATATGGTTTAGTTGATGGTGGTTATAGGAAAATAGTAGATTTTAGAAATAAAATAGCTCATAAATATTTTGGTTTAAATGCTCAAAAAGTATATGAGATTGCTAAATTTAATTTAGATGATGTTGAATTTACTGTTAAAGAACTTATTGAAGATATCGAACCAACTTTAAAACAAGAGCTTATAGATAGTTTTATAGAAGATAACTACTATCTTGATTTTGTAGTAAAAGCATTAAAGGAACTTGAAAATGAGTAA
- a CDS encoding AAA family ATPase, with protein MLKKIEIENFKSFEKRIEFDLSDVRGYSFNKECIKNEIVNKAIIYGYNGVGKSNLALGVFDIVSHITDKRFPNYKYVNYLNANSGEKTAKFKYEFKFDDSLVVYEYEKSDNETILDEKLLINNNLFASIKRGDTNEHLLQTTAKGCETLNKNLTNSNISIIKYIKSNAVLQDNRENKIFYNFIDFVDSMLLFRNLDDRFYIGYDQGTKSLTNEIVKNGYLEDFEKFLNDVGIRCKLAKIKDTEGWDINFIFENKKIPFVEVASSGTISLTVFYYWYQRVKRNNNCKFLFIDEFDAFYHHSLSKTVVERLKELYDVQVILSTHNTSIMSNDILRPDCYFFMYEDKITSLAKSTKKELREAHNIEKMYRAGLFG; from the coding sequence GTGTTAAAAAAAATTGAAATAGAGAACTTCAAAAGTTTTGAAAAAAGAATAGAATTTGATTTGAGCGATGTTCGTGGATATAGCTTTAATAAAGAGTGCATAAAAAATGAAATTGTAAATAAAGCTATTATTTATGGATATAATGGCGTTGGCAAATCAAATCTTGCACTTGGTGTATTTGATATTGTATCACATATCACTGATAAAAGATTTCCTAATTATAAATATGTAAACTATCTTAATGCTAATAGTGGTGAAAAAACAGCAAAGTTTAAATATGAGTTTAAATTTGATGATAGTTTAGTAGTGTATGAATATGAAAAAAGTGATAATGAGACAATATTAGATGAAAAACTTCTTATAAATAATAATCTATTTGCATCTATAAAAAGAGGAGATACAAATGAACATTTATTGCAAACTACTGCAAAAGGTTGTGAAACATTAAATAAAAACTTAACTAATAGTAATATATCAATTATCAAATATATTAAATCAAATGCAGTATTACAGGATAATAGGGAAAACAAAATATTTTATAATTTTATAGATTTTGTTGATAGTATGCTTTTGTTTAGAAATCTTGATGATAGATTTTATATAGGATATGACCAAGGTACTAAATCTTTAACCAATGAAATAGTAAAAAATGGCTATTTAGAAGATTTTGAGAAGTTTTTAAATGATGTAGGAATTAGATGTAAATTAGCAAAAATTAAGGATACTGAAGGTTGGGATATAAATTTTATTTTTGAAAATAAAAAAATACCATTTGTTGAAGTGGCATCATCTGGGACTATCTCTTTAACTGTATTTTATTATTGGTATCAAAGAGTGAAAAGAAATAATAATTGTAAATTTTTATTTATTGATGAATTTGATGCTTTTTATCATCATTCACTTTCAAAAACAGTTGTTGAAAGATTGAAAGAATTATATGACGTGCAAGTAATATTGTCAACTCATAATACTTCTATTATGTCAAATGATATATTAAGACCTGATTGCTACTTTTTTATGTATGAAGATAAAATCACCTCTCTTGCAAAAAGCACTAAAAAAGAGTTAAGAGAGGCTCACAATATAGAAAAAATGTATAGGGCAGGATTGTTTGGATAA
- a CDS encoding DUF5615 family PIN-like protein, translating to MNEISIKQKRVVISKDLDFIESLLISNKPYKLIYVSTGNITNKELLELFSKNIENIVELIRQNRLIELTDKNIIVRL from the coding sequence ATAAATGAAATCTCTATAAAGCAAAAAAGAGTTGTTATTAGTAAAGATTTGGATTTTATAGAATCTCTTCTGATCTCAAATAAGCCATATAAACTAATCTATGTTTCAACCGGTAATATAACTAACAAAGAATTACTAGAGCTGTTTAGCAAAAATATAGAAAATATAGTAGAGTTAATAAGACAAAATAGGCTTATTGAGTTAACAGATAAAAATATTATTGTTCGACTTTGA